The Niastella koreensis GR20-10 genome includes a window with the following:
- the def gene encoding peptide deformylase, producing MILPIVAYGADILRSKGKEITPDYPNLAKLIEDMWETMYASNGVGLAAPQINKDIRLFVMDSAQIFENQEEDEKGKYPDEPGTKQVFINAKIKSLEGDEWAYNEGCLSIPKIREDVMRSETVTLTYVDENFVPQEKTFNGITARIILHEYDHIEGKLFIDYLKPFKRKLLGGKLEDIKKGKVRADYKMIFPK from the coding sequence ATGATATTACCGATCGTAGCATATGGCGCTGATATTTTGCGGAGTAAGGGTAAAGAAATCACCCCCGATTACCCAAACCTGGCAAAACTGATTGAAGATATGTGGGAAACTATGTACGCCAGCAATGGAGTAGGATTGGCTGCGCCGCAGATCAACAAGGATATCCGTTTATTTGTAATGGACAGTGCGCAGATTTTTGAGAACCAGGAGGAAGATGAAAAAGGAAAATACCCCGATGAACCTGGCACCAAACAGGTATTCATCAATGCAAAAATAAAATCGCTCGAAGGGGATGAGTGGGCTTACAATGAAGGTTGTTTAAGCATTCCCAAAATCAGGGAAGATGTAATGCGCAGTGAAACGGTGACCCTCACCTATGTAGATGAGAACTTTGTGCCGCAGGAAAAAACCTTCAATGGTATTACTGCCCGCATCATTCTGCACGAATACGACCACATAGAAGGAAAATTATTTATCGATTACCTGAAACCTTTCAAACGAAAACTGTTGGGTGGTAAACTGGAGGATATTAAAAAAGGCAAAGTACGGGCCGACTATAAAATGATCTTTCCTAAATAG
- a CDS encoding RluA family pseudouridine synthase → MTIKDTNVFNDPEENVDGVEGAEELYERFSLTVDKGQEPMRLDKFLVARIENASRNKVQQSIESGRVTVNGKTVQANHKIKPGEEIIVYSDKEMHGEEIIPEQMPLNIVFEDDDILIINKPVGLVVHPASGNPRGTLINGVAWYLQQQNSNISADNLPRFGLVHRIDKNTSGLMVLAKTEKAVTSLAKEFFDHTIHRQYVALVWGDVAEDEGTIRKHIGRHQRFRKIFDAYPDGEVGKDAVTHYKVLERLGYVTIVQCELETGRTHQIRVHMKSIGHPLFNDELYGGDRIVKGTVFTKYKQFVDNCFAICPRHALHAKTIGFIHPRTRKEVVFNSEMPEDMTKLFEKWRGYAKTKNIQ, encoded by the coding sequence ATGACTATAAAGGATACCAATGTTTTCAATGATCCCGAAGAGAATGTAGATGGAGTTGAAGGCGCGGAAGAGCTATATGAGCGATTCAGTTTAACGGTAGATAAAGGCCAGGAACCCATGCGGCTCGACAAATTCCTTGTGGCCCGTATCGAAAACGCGTCCCGGAACAAAGTGCAGCAGTCAATTGAAAGCGGCCGGGTTACCGTAAACGGTAAAACCGTTCAGGCAAACCACAAAATAAAACCAGGCGAAGAAATTATTGTATACTCCGATAAGGAGATGCATGGAGAAGAGATCATCCCTGAGCAAATGCCGTTGAATATTGTGTTTGAAGATGATGACATCCTCATCATTAATAAACCTGTTGGACTGGTAGTTCACCCTGCCAGTGGTAACCCGCGCGGTACGCTCATTAATGGCGTTGCCTGGTATTTACAACAACAGAACAGCAATATTTCTGCAGATAACCTGCCCAGGTTTGGACTGGTTCACCGCATTGATAAAAACACCAGTGGCTTAATGGTGCTGGCAAAAACCGAAAAGGCAGTTACCAGCCTGGCGAAAGAATTTTTCGACCATACCATTCACCGCCAGTATGTGGCACTGGTGTGGGGTGATGTAGCCGAGGATGAAGGCACCATTCGCAAACATATTGGCCGTCACCAGCGGTTCCGCAAAATCTTCGATGCCTATCCCGATGGCGAGGTGGGTAAAGATGCGGTTACCCATTACAAAGTGCTGGAGCGCCTGGGTTATGTGACCATTGTTCAATGTGAACTGGAAACAGGCCGCACGCACCAGATCCGCGTGCATATGAAAAGCATTGGCCATCCCCTGTTCAATGACGAATTATATGGCGGCGACAGAATTGTAAAAGGAACCGTTTTCACCAAGTATAAACAGTTTGTAGATAATTGTTTTGCCATTTGCCCACGGCATGCCTTACACGCCAAGACCATTGGTTTTATTCATCCGCGTACGCGTAAAGAAGTGGTGTTTAATAGTGAGATGCCGGAGGATATGACGAAGTTGTTTGAGAAATGGAGAGGGTACGCCAAAACTAAAAACATCCAATAG
- the ruvX gene encoding Holliday junction resolvase RuvX → MARIISIDYGKKRTGLAVTDPLQIIATGLTTVETPQLFKFLKDYFSKEPVELIVMGEPKNWDDTDTHATPLVKKAVERLKREFPTIPIKMWDERYTSKMASQAMIEMGLKKKQRQNKALVDEIAATIILQEYLRSIS, encoded by the coding sequence ATGGCACGCATCATTTCAATAGATTATGGTAAGAAGCGCACCGGCCTGGCCGTTACAGATCCCCTGCAGATCATTGCTACGGGATTAACAACGGTGGAAACGCCCCAGCTCTTCAAGTTCCTGAAAGATTATTTTTCCAAAGAACCGGTAGAACTGATCGTTATGGGCGAACCCAAGAACTGGGACGATACCGATACGCACGCCACACCGCTGGTGAAAAAGGCGGTGGAACGGCTGAAAAGAGAATTTCCCACCATCCCCATAAAAATGTGGGATGAGCGCTATACTTCTAAAATGGCTTCCCAGGCGATGATTGAAATGGGGCTGAAGAAAAAACAACGGCAGAACAAGGCGTTGGTAGATGAAATTGCCGCCACTATTATATTACAGGAATATTTACGTAGTATTAGCTGA
- a CDS encoding RNA methyltransferase, producing the protein MRKLSMDELNRKSVHEFKEAEKMPVVVVLDNIRSMHNVGSVFRTADAFLLRGIYLCGYTPQPPHRDIHKTALGATETVEWKYAETTVEAVQRLKADGYQVFAIEQVQHSIPLHQFELNQHPQVAVVFGNEVSGVDQEVIKLCDGCIEIPQLGMKHSLNISVAAGIVLWELVRSKV; encoded by the coding sequence ATGCGAAAGCTAAGTATGGACGAACTGAACCGTAAATCGGTTCATGAATTTAAGGAGGCCGAGAAAATGCCGGTAGTGGTGGTGCTGGATAACATCCGCAGCATGCACAATGTGGGCAGTGTGTTCCGTACGGCCGATGCTTTTTTATTACGCGGCATTTATTTGTGTGGTTACACCCCCCAGCCCCCGCACCGCGATATTCATAAAACCGCGCTGGGCGCTACCGAAACCGTGGAGTGGAAATATGCCGAAACTACTGTAGAAGCGGTTCAACGCCTGAAAGCCGATGGCTACCAGGTGTTTGCCATTGAACAGGTGCAGCACAGTATCCCGCTTCATCAGTTTGAGCTGAACCAGCACCCGCAGGTAGCTGTTGTATTTGGCAACGAAGTGAGCGGGGTAGACCAGGAAGTGATAAAATTGTGCGATGGCTGTATCGAAATTCCGCAGCTAGGGATGAAACATTCCTTGAATATATCCGTAGCGGCGGGCATTGTGTTGTGGGAATTGGTTAGAAGTAAGGTGTAG
- a CDS encoding UbiA-like polyprenyltransferase, which produces MSTVKKYLSLIKFAHTIFAMPFALIGFMLGVYAMVRNGLGEAHDMLGPHGESIHSIVRFTPNYVSLAKLLGLVVLCMIFARSAAMAFNRYLDREFDAQNPRTAVREIPAGILKADNVLLFTFFCAVAFMVTTWFINRICFLLSPVALFVVLFYSYTKRFTPLCHLVLGLGLSLAPIGAYLAVTGVFSLLPILFSFTVIFWVSGFDIIYALQDEEFDKSKKLHSIPAWLGKKKGLRVSELLHILSAACVITAGVYGHFHWFYWVGVAVFAGMLLYQHSIVKPTDLRRVNLAFMTANGIASVVFAVFVITDLVIAYKTMTN; this is translated from the coding sequence ATGAGCACCGTTAAGAAATACCTCAGCCTGATAAAATTCGCGCACACCATTTTTGCCATGCCTTTTGCGCTTATCGGCTTTATGTTGGGTGTGTATGCCATGGTACGCAACGGCCTTGGTGAAGCCCATGATATGCTGGGCCCGCATGGCGAGTCAATACACTCCATTGTAAGGTTCACGCCCAATTATGTAAGCCTGGCAAAATTATTAGGACTGGTAGTGTTGTGTATGATCTTTGCCCGCAGCGCCGCCATGGCCTTCAATCGCTACCTCGATCGCGAGTTTGATGCACAGAACCCCCGAACCGCTGTTCGCGAAATACCCGCGGGTATTTTAAAAGCTGACAATGTATTGTTGTTTACATTTTTTTGTGCCGTAGCATTTATGGTCACCACCTGGTTCATCAACCGCATTTGCTTCCTGCTGTCGCCGGTAGCCTTGTTTGTGGTGCTGTTCTATAGCTATACCAAGCGGTTCACCCCGCTTTGTCACCTGGTGTTGGGCCTCGGTTTATCGCTGGCGCCCATTGGTGCTTATCTTGCCGTGACCGGTGTGTTTTCGCTGCTGCCCATTTTGTTTTCCTTCACGGTGATCTTCTGGGTAAGCGGGTTCGATATCATTTATGCCCTGCAGGATGAAGAGTTTGATAAATCGAAAAAATTACATTCCATCCCCGCCTGGCTGGGTAAAAAGAAAGGCCTGCGGGTATCGGAACTGTTGCACATATTAAGCGCTGCCTGTGTTATTACCGCCGGGGTATACGGACATTTTCATTGGTTTTACTGGGTAGGTGTGGCAGTGTTTGCGGGCATGTTGTTGTACCAGCATTCCATTGTAAAACCCACCGATCTGCGTCGGGTAAACCTCGCCTTTATGACCGCCAATGGAATTGCCAGTGTGGTGTTTGCCGTATTTGTGATTACCGACCTGGTGATAGCCTATAAAACAATGACCAATTAA
- a CDS encoding S1C family serine protease — protein sequence MQDVQLLDAIERFLRGEMTPEEMASFEQLRKSNPEVDEKVVEHTIFLHQMDQFSDWKSFKGTLNDVHNQLLESGVIKEEAPKTTVIQLFRKYKRVMAVAASIAGITTLLIASMATYYTQKKTHDDLQRLRGEYKSEITKKTNEVKNSVKEIVAKAPENAPVRFGGTGFLIDGKGYIATDEHVVNGASSVVVQNSKGQEFRTRIIYTNKETDLAILKIEDDDYRSIGPLPYGIRKSGTDLGEPLFILGFPREEIVYNEGYMSAKTGYNGDTLSFQLGVSANPGNSGGPVFNKNGEVVGVITARQTQAVGVVFAVTSKNIFRSLEEVKKDTSFQNIRLTLNSSIKNLDRVQQIKRIEEGVFMVKCY from the coding sequence ATGCAAGATGTACAATTATTAGATGCTATTGAACGGTTTCTCCGTGGTGAAATGACTCCCGAAGAAATGGCTTCCTTTGAGCAGCTGCGAAAAAGTAATCCGGAAGTGGATGAAAAAGTAGTGGAACACACTATATTTTTACATCAGATGGACCAGTTCAGTGACTGGAAGTCTTTTAAAGGAACCCTCAACGACGTTCATAATCAATTGCTCGAATCGGGCGTTATTAAAGAGGAAGCGCCAAAGACCACAGTTATACAACTGTTCCGCAAATACAAACGGGTGATGGCAGTAGCCGCCTCCATTGCTGGTATCACTACCCTTCTCATCGCCAGTATGGCCACTTATTACACCCAAAAGAAAACGCACGACGATCTTCAACGTTTACGCGGTGAATACAAATCGGAAATAACAAAGAAAACCAACGAAGTAAAAAATTCGGTAAAGGAAATTGTAGCCAAAGCTCCTGAAAACGCACCCGTGCGTTTTGGTGGTACCGGCTTCCTGATAGATGGCAAAGGTTATATTGCTACCGATGAGCACGTGGTAAACGGCGCCTCCAGTGTAGTAGTGCAGAACAGCAAAGGACAGGAATTCAGAACACGTATTATATATACCAATAAAGAAACCGATCTGGCCATCCTGAAAATTGAGGATGACGATTATAGAAGCATCGGTCCCCTGCCCTATGGCATCCGCAAAAGCGGCACCGACCTGGGCGAACCTTTATTCATCCTGGGTTTCCCCCGCGAAGAAATTGTATATAACGAAGGATACATGAGTGCTAAAACAGGTTATAATGGCGATACCTTATCATTTCAGTTAGGCGTATCGGCTAACCCTGGTAACTCCGGCGGTCCGGTATTCAACAAGAATGGTGAAGTGGTGGGTGTTATCACTGCCCGTCAAACCCAGGCAGTAGGTGTGGTGTTTGCGGTTACTTCAAAAAACATCTTCCGCAGCCTGGAAGAAGTTAAAAAAGATACTTCCTTCCAGAACATCCGGTTAACGCTGAACTCTTCTATCAAAAACCTCGATCGCGTACAACAGATAAAGCGGATTGAAGAAGGGGTGTTTATGGTTAAGTGTTACTAA
- a CDS encoding 1-aminocyclopropane-1-carboxylate deaminase/D-cysteine desulfhydrase, protein MKTMSVNKVITQPVDITKAVVTLVSDDLLHRKNVAIEVLRLDLIHPVISGNKWFKLKYHIREALQQNKKGILTFGGAWSNHLVATALACAQANLASMGIIRGERPATLSHTLQEVQDYAMQLQFISRPAYANDAAIIPVLQEKYPDYYLVPQGGQSHLGVLGAAEIGRLAQMESYSHICCATGTGTMLAGLVHAALPHQQVIGICSLKIPDNENNSLNSFVKPYASAPKQYKIFYDFHFGGYARKTDELIRFMNSIYQQHELPTDFVYTGKLFFGVMQLVQRDYFQPGSRLLLVHSGGLQGNRSLPAGTLTYL, encoded by the coding sequence ATGAAAACTATGTCGGTAAACAAAGTAATAACACAACCGGTCGACATAACAAAAGCAGTAGTAACGCTTGTTAGCGACGACCTCCTACATAGAAAAAACGTTGCCATCGAAGTATTGCGGCTCGATTTGATCCATCCGGTCATTTCGGGGAACAAATGGTTCAAACTGAAATACCATATCCGGGAAGCACTGCAGCAAAACAAAAAAGGCATACTCACATTTGGCGGCGCCTGGAGCAATCACCTGGTAGCAACGGCGCTGGCATGTGCCCAGGCCAACCTGGCCAGTATGGGCATTATTCGTGGCGAACGGCCGGCGACTTTATCTCACACTTTACAGGAAGTGCAGGATTATGCCATGCAATTACAGTTCATTTCGCGCCCGGCATATGCTAATGATGCTGCTATAATTCCGGTATTGCAGGAAAAATATCCAGACTATTATCTTGTACCACAGGGCGGACAAAGCCACCTGGGTGTGCTGGGCGCCGCCGAAATTGGACGGCTGGCTCAAATGGAAAGTTATTCACATATATGCTGCGCCACCGGCACCGGCACTATGCTTGCAGGTTTAGTGCACGCCGCTTTACCGCATCAGCAGGTAATTGGCATTTGCAGCCTTAAAATACCCGACAACGAAAACAACAGTTTGAACAGTTTTGTAAAACCCTATGCATCAGCCCCAAAGCAATACAAAATATTTTACGATTTCCATTTTGGCGGATATGCGCGCAAAACAGATGAGCTGATCCGCTTTATGAATAGCATTTATCAGCAACATGAATTGCCGACGGATTTTGTATATACTGGCAAATTGTTTTTCGGCGTTATGCAGCTGGTCCAGCGCGATTACTTTCAACCGGGCAGTCGTTTGCTGCTGGTGCACAGTGGCGGATTACAGGGCAACCGGTCGTTACCGGCCGGAACATTAACATATCTGTAA
- a CDS encoding RNA polymerase sigma factor, with amino-acid sequence MKTDSTDEKALLKGLALNDRKSVETIYKLYYNMVQTLIINNNGSADDARDIFQETVIVLYEKAKTGSFELTAQLKTYVYSVSRRLWLKKLQQQQKYLPTIPGLEETVPVEEDVESHGQRNSEFQMMEKALLHLGEPCRSLIEQFYLQKRSMTEIAGHFGYTNADNAKNQKYKCLMRLRKLFFAEFKNNDV; translated from the coding sequence GTGAAAACAGATTCAACCGACGAAAAAGCACTGTTAAAAGGATTGGCACTAAATGACCGGAAGTCCGTTGAGACCATATATAAATTATATTATAATATGGTGCAAACGTTGATTATTAACAACAACGGATCTGCCGACGATGCACGGGATATATTCCAGGAAACTGTGATTGTGCTGTATGAAAAAGCCAAAACCGGCTCTTTTGAGCTAACCGCCCAGTTAAAGACCTATGTGTATTCAGTTAGCCGGCGGTTATGGCTTAAAAAATTGCAGCAACAACAGAAATACCTGCCCACTATTCCGGGGCTGGAGGAAACGGTTCCGGTTGAGGAAGATGTTGAAAGCCACGGACAACGCAATTCAGAGTTCCAGATGATGGAAAAGGCTTTATTGCATTTGGGCGAACCCTGCAGAAGTTTAATTGAGCAATTTTATCTGCAGAAAAGAAGCATGACAGAGATTGCCGGCCATTTTGGATATACAAACGCTGATAACGCCAAAAATCAGAAATACAAATGTCTGATGCGGCTTCGGAAACTATTCTTTGCCGAATTTAAAAACAACGACGTGTGA
- the lipB gene encoding lipoyl(octanoyl) transferase LipB has protein sequence METSNKQAVLFRDLGNMEYQHAWDLQEKLLKENVEVKTLIRNRNMALEAIGNGQLVIDNEEVTPSTTNYLLFVEHPPVYTLGKSGDMSNVLISEEERAAQGISFYNTNRGGDITFHGKDQLVGYPILDLDKFYTDLGRYLRSLEEVIILTMAEYGLKGERSPGETGVWLDASIPGKERKICAMGIRCSRWITMHGFAFNINTDLNYFNYIIPCGIQNKQVTSLERELGRKLDMDEVKERVKKNFEKVFAVELTGA, from the coding sequence ATGGAAACCAGTAATAAACAGGCCGTTCTTTTCCGCGATCTGGGAAATATGGAGTACCAGCACGCCTGGGACCTGCAGGAAAAGCTCCTGAAAGAGAATGTGGAGGTCAAAACGTTGATCCGGAATAGGAATATGGCATTGGAGGCAATTGGCAATGGGCAATTGGTAATTGACAATGAGGAAGTTACGCCGTCTACGACGAATTACCTGTTGTTTGTGGAGCATCCCCCGGTATATACCCTGGGTAAAAGCGGCGATATGAGCAATGTGCTCATCAGTGAAGAAGAAAGGGCTGCCCAGGGCATCAGTTTCTACAATACCAACCGGGGCGGCGATATCACCTTTCATGGTAAGGATCAGCTGGTTGGCTATCCCATTCTTGACCTGGATAAATTTTATACCGACCTGGGCAGGTACCTGCGCAGCCTGGAAGAAGTAATTATTTTAACTATGGCCGAATATGGCCTGAAAGGGGAGCGCTCACCCGGTGAAACCGGTGTTTGGCTGGATGCGTCCATTCCCGGCAAAGAACGGAAAATCTGCGCCATGGGCATCCGTTGCAGCCGCTGGATCACCATGCATGGCTTTGCCTTTAATATCAATACCGATCTCAATTATTTCAATTATATCATTCCCTGCGGTATTCAGAACAAGCAGGTTACGTCGTTGGAAAGAGAACTGGGTCGTAAATTAGATATGGACGAGGTTAAAGAGCGTGTTAAGAAGAACTTTGAGAAAGTATTTGCTGTTGAGTTAACAGGTGCTTAG
- a CDS encoding nucleotidyltransferase family protein, with protein MEPTLLILAAGMASRYGSMKQIQSFGPGGETIMDYSIYDAIRAGFKKVVFIIRKEFADDFKAIVEPPLKGKIAIDYVYQDLKSFTDGFEVPADRTKPWGTAHAVLCAKNAINEPFAVINADDFYGRDAFEKAYKFLTKDVNDNTYSIIGYELLKTLSDNGTVNRGVCRANAEGNLVAIAERINIAKKDGKILVDDGQEPKELPMDSQVSMNFWCFSPSIFPYSEKLFNEFLSEKGNLTNIKSEFFIPIVGDKFINVNKGTIKVIPTSAQWFGVTYKEDAPEVKANLEQLVAAGEYPAKLWK; from the coding sequence ATGGAACCAACTCTTTTGATTTTAGCTGCAGGCATGGCTTCCCGCTATGGTAGTATGAAACAGATCCAATCATTCGGACCAGGTGGAGAAACGATCATGGATTACTCTATTTATGATGCTATACGCGCTGGATTTAAAAAAGTGGTGTTTATTATCCGCAAGGAATTTGCTGACGATTTTAAAGCCATAGTAGAACCCCCGTTAAAAGGAAAAATCGCAATCGATTACGTATACCAGGACCTGAAGTCATTTACTGATGGATTCGAGGTACCTGCCGACCGAACCAAACCCTGGGGAACTGCGCATGCGGTACTGTGCGCTAAAAATGCCATCAATGAACCATTTGCGGTAATCAATGCCGATGATTTTTATGGTCGCGATGCATTTGAAAAAGCCTATAAATTTCTGACCAAAGATGTTAATGACAATACCTATTCTATAATCGGCTATGAGTTGCTGAAAACATTAAGCGACAATGGTACAGTTAACCGTGGGGTATGCCGTGCCAATGCCGAAGGCAATCTGGTAGCTATTGCAGAACGTATAAACATTGCGAAGAAAGATGGTAAAATTCTGGTTGACGATGGCCAGGAGCCCAAAGAACTGCCAATGGATTCACAGGTGTCCATGAACTTCTGGTGCTTTTCACCTTCCATCTTCCCTTATTCTGAAAAGCTGTTCAATGAGTTCCTGAGTGAAAAAGGAAATCTTACCAACATAAAATCAGAGTTCTTTATTCCCATCGTAGGCGATAAATTCATCAATGTAAACAAAGGCACTATTAAAGTGATCCCTACATCCGCCCAATGGTTTGGCGTAACTTATAAAGAAGATGCGCCTGAAGTAAAAGCTAACCTGGAGCAACTGGTTGCTGCAGGTGAGTATCCGGCTAAGTTGTGGAAGTAG